The Streptomyces sp. ALI-76-A nucleotide sequence AGGTCACCGGCGGGACCGCCGCCGGGGCCGACCTCGCCCTCGCCCGCGAGCTGGATGCGGGTGCCGTTGTCGACACCGGCGGGAATCTTCACGGTCAGGGTGCGACGGGAGCGGATCCGCCCGTCACCCGCGCACTCCGGGCACGGGGTCGGCACGACGGTCCCGAAGCCCTGGCACTGCGGGCACGGCCGGGACGTCATGACCTGGCCGAGGAAGGACCGGGTGACCTGGGACACCTCACCGCGGCCGCGGCACATGTCGCACGTCTGCGCCGAGGTCCCCGGCGCCGCGCCCTCGCCGCTGCACGTGGTGCAGACGACGGCCGTGTCGACCTGGATGTCCTTCGTGGTGCCGAAGGCCGCCTCGTCGAGGTCGATCTCCAGCCGGATCATCGCGTCCTGGCCGCGCCGGGTGCGCGAACGCGGACCCCGCTGCGACGCCGTGCCGAAGAACGCGTCCATGATGTCGGAGAAGTTGCCGAAGCCGCCCGCTCCGAAGCCGCCCGCGCCACCGGCCCCGCCGGCCTGCGAGAGCGGGTCGCCGCCGAGGTCGTAGACCTGCTTCTTCTGCGGGTCCGACAGCACCTCGTAGGCGGCGTTGATCTCCTTGAACCGCTCCTGGGTCTTCGGATCGGGGTTGACGTCCGGATGCAGCTCGCGTGCGAGCCGCCGGAAGGCCTTCTTGATCTCATCCTGCGACGCGTCGCGGCGCACGCCGAGAACGGCGTAATAGTCCGTGGCCACTTACGACTCCGCCAGGATCTGTCCGACGTACCGTGCCACTGCGCGTACCGCTCCCATCGTTCCCGGGTAATCCATGCGGGTCGGTCCGACCACGCCGAGCTTGGCGACTGCCTCGCCGCCCGAACCGTAGCCGACCGACACCACGGACGTGGAGTTGAGTCCCTCGTAGGCGTTCTCGTGCCCGATGCGCACGGTCATGCCCGAATCCCCCGCCTC carries:
- the dnaJ gene encoding molecular chaperone DnaJ; the encoded protein is MATDYYAVLGVRRDASQDEIKKAFRRLARELHPDVNPDPKTQERFKEINAAYEVLSDPQKKQVYDLGGDPLSQAGGAGGAGGFGAGGFGNFSDIMDAFFGTASQRGPRSRTRRGQDAMIRLEIDLDEAAFGTTKDIQVDTAVVCTTCSGEGAAPGTSAQTCDMCRGRGEVSQVTRSFLGQVMTSRPCPQCQGFGTVVPTPCPECAGDGRIRSRRTLTVKIPAGVDNGTRIQLAGEGEVGPGGGPAGDLYVEIHELPHSQFQRRGDDLHCTVTLPMTAASLGTKVPLETLDGLEEVDIRPGTQSGQSIPLHARGVTHLRGGGRGDLIVHVEVQTPTKLDVEQERLLRELAKLRGEERPTGQFQPGQQGLFSRLKDAFNGRT